From the genome of Strix aluco isolate bStrAlu1 chromosome 13, bStrAlu1.hap1, whole genome shotgun sequence:
ACAACTGCCACCCACAACAGCAAAGCCCAGCGGAGGATGGGAACTGCTGATGCTGCTGGCGGCGGCAACACCTTCACTTCCCCCCCACACCCTCAGCCCCAGCaagagccccggggctgcggggaggacGCGAGGGCAGAGGCAAAGGTGCCACCACCACCCTTCAGCCCCCGCCACGCACCCACCGCCCGCAGGCCCCGCGGGATGAGCCCGGCTCCCACCAGCGCCTGCCCACGGGACGCGCCAGAAGGGCGGCAGCGGGCAAGGGGCGTCGGGGGAAGGGCCGGCAGGCGACAGAGGgacggagagagggagggagagagggagggagggaaggagggagggccaCTGACCGTGTCCAGCAGAGCGGGCGGCTCCGGCTGCGTCTCCttcgccgcggggccgggcggcggcgggaagttGGGGCTGAAAACCATCAGGTCGCTCTTGCCCGCGCCGTCCGCCACGCACAGGCTCCGGCTCTGCCGCTGCGAGTACGACCAGCTCCCCACTTCGCTGGCGCACACCAGCGTCGCCGGCCCGGGCCCCGACAGCACGGCCGCCCGCGGCGCCCACCGCGACGCCCCGTACAGCACCACCGCCAGCAGGAACAGGCTCGACACCGCGCAgatggccaccaccagccacacgttcgtcgccgccgccgccgccgccgccgccgccgccgggccgccctccgccgcccgcagccccgacCCCGACGAGGACGACGAGGACGAGCCcgcggccgccagcgccgcctCGGCGCCCTCCACCAGCGACACGctcagcgtggccgtggccgagcGCGCCGGCTCCCCGTGGTCCCGCACCACGATCACCAGCCTCTGCCGCGGGCCGTCCGCCTCCTCCAGCGCCCGCGCCGTGCTCACCTCGCCGCTGTACAGCCCCACGCGGAACGGGCCCTTCCCCCGCGGCTCCCACAGCTCGTAGCGCAGCCACGCGTTGTAGCCCGAGTCCGCGTCCACCGCGCGGATCTTCGCCACCACCTGCCCCGCCGGCGCCCCCCACGCCGCCCACGCCCACCACgcccccgagcccggccccgaCGCCGCCgagcccgcggccccgggccccggcccgccgccggctgccggcagcagcgccggcgcgttgtcgttctcgTCCACCACGAAGAGCTGCACCGTGGCGTTGCCGCACAGCGGCGGCTCCCCCGCGTCCACCGCCCGCACCTCGAACTGCAGCACCTGCACCTCCTCGTAGTCCAGCGGCTGCAGCGCCCACAGCCGCCCGCTCTCCGCGTCCACCGACACGTAGCTCGACGCCGCCCGccacccgccgcccgccgccgcgcccccgccgccgccctcccacaCCGAGTAGCTCACGCGCCCGTTGCCCGCCTCGTCCGGGTCCCGCGCCCACAGCCGCgccagctccgcgcccgccgcgttGTTCTCCCGCGCCAGCACCGTGTACACGGCCTGCGCGAAcgccggcgcgttgtcgttcacgtccgacACCGGCACCCGCACCCCGCGCCTGGCGCgcagcggcggcgccccgccgTCCTCCGCCCGCACCTCCACCTCGTACTCCGACACCCGCTCCCGGTCCAGCGCCTCCCGCAGCACCAGCGAGTACGAGCCCGCGAACGTCGCCACCAGCCCGAACGGCGCCGCCGGCCACACCGCGCAGCGCACCCGCCCGTTCGCCCCCGAGTCCCGGTCCGACACGCTCAGCAGCGCCACCACCGTCCCCACCGGCGCGTCCTCCGCCACCGGCACCGACAGCGACGTCACCCACACctcgggcgcgttgtcgttcacgtccagcacctccaccaccaccttgcAGTGACCCGACAGCGGCGGCGTCCCCTTGTCTCTCGCTTCGATTTGTATCTCGTATGACCGAGCGTCTTCAAAGTCCAGAGCGCCCGTCAGACGGATCTCCCCCGTCATCGGATTTAAGAGGAAAAGATTTAATCCCTTTGCAGGAAAGGTATTGATCGCACTGAACGTCATTTCGCCGTTTGTCCCCTCGTCCGGATCCGTCGCGTTCACACGCGCCACCAGCGTCCCCTCTGCAGCGCTCTCCGGCAGCTGCACTTTATACACCGACTGGTTGAACTGgggcgcgttgtcgttggcgTCCAGCACCGACACCACCAGCTCCATCGTGCCCGTCAGCGACGGCCGGCCCCCGTCACTCGCCGTCACCACCAGCCGGTGCACGGGCACCGTCTCGCGGTCCAGCGCTTTCGCGAGTACCAGGAACAGGGATTCTCGGTATTCTTCACTCCGCTGTAAATCCAGGGAGAAGTGCTCGCTGGGGCTGAGGGTGTAGGAGAGCTGCGCGTTGGCCCCGATATCCGCATCCGACGCGCCCTCCAGCGGGAACCGAGAGCCCGGCAGCGACGATTCCGCGATGCTGAGGTTTCTGCGGGCGGCGGGGAAGAGCGGGGCGTTGTCGTTGATGTCGGTGACCTCCAGCTCCACGTGGAAGACGCGCAGCGGCcgctccaccagcacctccaggcgCAGGGCGCACGGCGCGCTCTTCCCGCAcagctcctcccggtccagccgcGAGCTCACCACCAGCGCCCCGCTCGCCCCGCTCACCTCCACGCTCGCCCGCCGGCCCTGCGCCACCAGCCGCAGCCGCCGCGCCTCCGCCTCGCCCGCCTCCAGGCCCAGGTCCTGCGCCAGCCGGCCCACCACCGTCCCGGCCTTGGCTTCCTCCGGCACCGAGTAGCGCACCTGCCCGCCGCCCAGCGCCCAGGCCGccgccagcaccagcacccgCACCGCGGGGCCCCCGCACACGcccatcgccgccgccgccgccggcacccgcccgggccccgcacggctccccgccgccgcccgcacgcCCCGGCtctcctgcccgccccgcgccgcccccccgcgctcaCAGCCGGGCTCTCCGCCGCACCGGGGCGGAGCCGCCCTCGCCGAGCCGCCGTTTCTGAGCCTGCAGCGACACCGTGTGCTGCTCCACCGCCTCACGCGACACGGTTCGTCTCTTTCCACCATcgtccctctcctccttctcttcgctctttcttctctcccgtcttcctcttctcttccttctcctgctcgGGCTTGCCCTGCCGCCCCCCGCTCTCTCCGCCCCTTGCCCTTCTCTTTccacccttctctcttctttccccccgATCGCAGCTCACCAGCCGCCGCCTCCGCGGCCGAGACCAGCAGAGTCGCACCCATCGGCGCTAATGACGGGGCAGCAGCGCCGGAGCGCGGGATCGAGCCAAGGCCGAGGCTCTCAGGGACCAGCTCTGTTCAGCGCCGAGAGCTCAGGTCGGTGCGTGCCGCTCATCGCCTTTACGGTTCCATTCTCACTCCTCCGTGTCATcgtcctcccttccttcctggcTTGCTTTTTACTTGCATAGTGTCGGACCTTccgttctttttcctttccatgtgcatttccttctgacattttatttttctcgcCCTtgttctcccttccccttctctttccttctttcccctgtttCAGTTTTGCCTACCCTCCTTTTCTGTTTCCATCCTTGTCTCCTCTGTTCTTCTTATTTATCAAATTCTTGCCCAAATGTCTACACCATGCTCGCAATGAAGCATGGACATGTCCCGTGGAAAgagctctccttcctcttcctcaccaccCTTCACCAAGCCTTGCAGAGTGCCCCGCAGTACCGAGGATGCCGAGTTCCTCAACTCCATTCAGCATCTCGAGATAACAACAGTGCATGCTGGGAATCTTCCTCAATCATCTCTTCTTGCTTGCTCGCTTGCAAGgagtccttcctttccttcctttttgtttgctcctctttcatatttctttcctgctttctcttctcttctcttctttctcttctcttctcttctcttctcttctcttctcttctcttctcttctcttctcttctcttctcttctcttctcttctcttctcttctcttctcttctcttctcttctcttctcttctcttctcttctctctctctcctctcctctcctctcctctcctctcctctcctctcctctcctctcctctcctctcctctcctctcctctcctctcctctcctctcctctcctctcctctcctctcctctcctctcttcctttctctctgccttttccctTTTGCCCCGCTCTGAcctttctttgtctctcct
Proteins encoded in this window:
- the LOC141929204 gene encoding protocadherin alpha-3-like, producing MGVCGGPAVRVLVLAAAWALGGGQVRYSVPEEAKAGTVVGRLAQDLGLEAGEAEARRLRLVAQGRRASVEVSGASGALVVSSRLDREELCGKSAPCALRLEVLVERPLRVFHVELEVTDINDNAPLFPAARRNLSIAESSLPGSRFPLEGASDADIGANAQLSYTLSPSEHFSLDLQRSEEYRESLFLVLAKALDRETVPVHRLVVTASDGGRPSLTGTMELVVSVLDANDNAPQFNQSVYKVQLPESAAEGTLVARVNATDPDEGTNGEMTFSAINTFPAKGLNLFLLNPMTGEIRLTGALDFEDARSYEIQIEARDKGTPPLSGHCKVVVEVLDVNDNAPEVWVTSLSVPVAEDAPVGTVVALLSVSDRDSGANGRVRCAVWPAAPFGLVATFAGSYSLVLREALDRERVSEYEVEVRAEDGGAPPLRARRGVRVPVSDVNDNAPAFAQAVYTVLARENNAAGAELARLWARDPDEAGNGRVSYSVWEGGGGGAAAGGGWRAASSYVSVDAESGRLWALQPLDYEEVQVLQFEVRAVDAGEPPLCGNATVQLFVVDENDNAPALLPAAGGGPGPGAAGSAASGPGSGAWWAWAAWGAPAGQVVAKIRAVDADSGYNAWLRYELWEPRGKGPFRVGLYSGEVSTARALEEADGPRQRLVIVVRDHGEPARSATATLSVSLVEGAEAALAAAGSSSSSSSGSGLRAAEGGPAAAAAAAAAATNVWLVVAICAVSSLFLLAVVLYGASRWAPRAAVLSGPGPATLVCASEVGSWSYSQRQSRSLCVADGAGKSDLMVFSPNFPPPPGPAAKETQPEPPALLDTVSGPPSFPPSLSPSLSPSLCRLPALPPTPLARCRPSGASRGQALVGAGLIPRGLRAVGAWRGLKGGGGTFASALASSPQPRGSCWG